A stretch of the Pseudomonas sp. ACM7 genome encodes the following:
- a CDS encoding GntP family permease, producing MFGMSHETFLLLDAVVTVIGLIVLITKFKLHPFIALIIAAAFLGLTSGMPIGTIIKAFQDGFGGVLGFVGIILALGTMLGKMMAESGGADQIAQTLIRAFGKDKVQWAMMFAAFLVGIPLFFEIGFVLLIPLVFIVARRTGVSIIKIGIPLLAGLSAVHGLVPPHPGPLLAIGVFGADIGKTILYGLIVALPTAIIAGPIYGTFIAKYIPGHPNQELVDQLAREPEAAELPSFSITLITVLLPVFLMLLKTFADVVLPEGNFFRSFMDLIGHPISALLLALLLSLYTFGHRQGMGSSKILKLLDASLAPTAAIILIIGAGGGFKQMLVTSGVGDVIGHMAVNAQISPILLAWLVAAVIRIATGSATVATITGAGIVVPVVGMIPGVNRELLVLATGAGSLILSHVNDAGFWLVKQYFNMTVAETFKTWTAMETILSVVGLGFILLLSLFV from the coding sequence ATGTTTGGCATGTCCCACGAGACGTTCCTGCTGCTCGATGCAGTGGTCACGGTGATCGGGCTTATTGTCCTGATTACCAAATTCAAGCTGCATCCCTTCATTGCTCTGATTATTGCCGCCGCGTTTCTCGGGCTGACCTCCGGCATGCCGATCGGCACCATCATCAAGGCGTTCCAGGACGGCTTCGGTGGGGTGCTCGGTTTCGTCGGGATCATCCTCGCGCTGGGCACGATGCTCGGCAAAATGATGGCCGAGTCGGGCGGGGCGGATCAGATTGCCCAAACCCTGATTCGCGCGTTCGGCAAGGACAAGGTGCAGTGGGCGATGATGTTCGCCGCGTTCCTGGTCGGCATTCCGCTGTTTTTCGAAATCGGCTTCGTGCTGCTGATCCCGCTGGTGTTCATCGTCGCCCGGCGTACCGGCGTGTCGATCATCAAGATCGGTATCCCGCTGCTGGCCGGTCTGTCCGCCGTGCACGGTCTGGTTCCGCCGCACCCGGGCCCGTTGCTGGCCATCGGCGTGTTCGGTGCCGACATCGGTAAAACCATTCTCTACGGTCTGATCGTTGCGCTGCCGACGGCCATCATCGCCGGACCGATCTACGGCACGTTCATTGCCAAGTACATTCCGGGTCATCCTAACCAGGAACTGGTCGACCAACTGGCGCGCGAGCCAGAGGCAGCTGAGCTGCCGAGCTTCAGCATCACCCTGATCACCGTGCTGCTGCCGGTGTTCCTGATGTTGCTCAAGACCTTTGCCGACGTGGTGCTGCCGGAAGGCAATTTCTTCCGCTCGTTCATGGATCTGATCGGTCACCCGATTTCGGCGCTGCTGCTGGCGTTGCTGCTGTCGCTGTACACCTTCGGGCACCGTCAGGGCATGGGCTCCAGCAAAATTCTCAAGTTGCTCGACGCGAGCCTTGCGCCGACCGCCGCGATCATTCTGATCATCGGTGCCGGTGGTGGCTTCAAGCAGATGCTGGTGACCAGCGGCGTGGGTGATGTAATCGGCCACATGGCGGTGAACGCACAGATCTCGCCGATCCTGCTGGCCTGGCTGGTAGCAGCGGTGATCCGTATCGCGACCGGTTCGGCAACCGTAGCCACCATTACCGGCGCGGGCATCGTGGTGCCGGTGGTGGGGATGATTCCAGGTGTGAACCGTGAGCTGCTGGTACTGGCGACCGGTGCCGGTTCGTTGATCCTGTCTCACGTGAACGATGCGGGTTTCTGGCTGGTGAAGCAGTACTTCAACATGACCGTGGCGGAAACCTTCAAGACCTGGACCGCGATGGAAACCATCCTGTCCGTGGTGGGCCTGGGCTTCATCCTGCTGTTGTCGCTGTTCGTCTAA
- a CDS encoding gluconokinase, translating to MNHPITALVIMGVAGCGKTCVSEALCQLSGATAIEGDTFHPAANIEKMSAGIPLNDDDRAGWLDSLCDELRRIDAKGERPVLTCSALKLIYRERLRSALPGLGFVFLELTPEVAADRVSHRPGHFMPSTLIDSQFATLESPVGEPLTLALDASNHSVDQLAKQAHDWWQAHGLKHAV from the coding sequence ATGAATCATCCCATCACCGCCCTGGTCATCATGGGCGTTGCCGGTTGCGGCAAGACTTGCGTCAGCGAGGCCTTGTGCCAACTCAGCGGCGCGACCGCCATTGAAGGCGACACTTTCCACCCTGCCGCCAATATCGAAAAGATGAGCGCAGGTATCCCCCTGAACGACGACGACCGCGCCGGCTGGCTCGACAGCTTGTGCGATGAATTGCGCCGCATCGACGCCAAGGGCGAACGCCCGGTGCTCACCTGCTCGGCCCTCAAACTCATTTACCGTGAACGTCTGCGCAGCGCCTTGCCGGGCCTGGGCTTCGTGTTCCTTGAACTGACCCCTGAAGTTGCCGCTGATCGTGTCTCTCATCGGCCGGGCCACTTCATGCCATCGACGTTGATCGACAGCCAGTTCGCCACCCTTGAATCGCCTGTTGGTGAGCCCCTGACCCTGGCTCTGGACGCGTCTAACCACAGCGTCGACCAATTGGCGAAGCAAGCTCATGACTGGTGGCAGGCTCATGGCCTGAAACACGCCGTATGA
- a CDS encoding LacI family DNA-binding transcriptional regulator: MISPKNDKNTRTTGRPTLNEVARLAGVSPITASRALRGVSTVATELVEKVQKAALELNYVVNPAARALASAQSHSVVVLVPSLSNLLFIDTLEAIHQVLRPKGFEVLIGNFHYSRDEEENLLRNYMAYQPRGLLLTGFDRTESSRRMIEASNIPCVYMMELDSAAGLNCVGFSQLAAGETAAEHLLSRGRKRLAYIGAQLDQRTLLRGEGFRKALQKAGLYDPDLEVLTPRASSVGLGGELFLQLLATHPDVDAIFFGNDDLAQGALLEAMRCGIKIPEQVAILGFNDLPASAHMVPRLSSISTPREAIGRRAAEQMLTLMAGNTVAKPVQDMGFELKVREST, from the coding sequence ATGATCTCCCCTAAAAACGATAAAAATACGCGCACCACTGGCCGCCCCACTTTGAACGAAGTCGCACGCCTGGCCGGTGTCAGCCCGATCACCGCCTCTCGCGCCCTGCGCGGGGTCAGCACGGTGGCCACCGAACTGGTGGAAAAAGTCCAGAAAGCGGCGCTTGAACTCAACTACGTGGTCAACCCTGCCGCCCGCGCGTTAGCCTCGGCCCAGAGCCATTCGGTGGTGGTATTGGTGCCGTCACTGTCCAACTTATTGTTCATCGACACGCTGGAAGCCATTCATCAGGTTTTACGCCCCAAAGGCTTCGAAGTGCTGATCGGGAACTTCCACTACTCACGTGACGAAGAAGAAAACCTGCTGCGCAATTACATGGCGTATCAGCCTCGCGGTCTGCTGCTGACCGGTTTCGACCGCACCGAAAGTTCGCGCCGGATGATCGAGGCCAGCAACATTCCGTGCGTGTACATGATGGAACTGGACAGCGCCGCCGGGCTCAATTGCGTGGGCTTCTCGCAACTGGCCGCCGGTGAAACAGCGGCCGAACATTTACTGTCACGCGGTCGCAAGCGCCTCGCCTATATCGGCGCGCAACTCGATCAACGCACGTTGCTGCGCGGCGAAGGTTTCCGCAAAGCCCTGCAAAAGGCCGGTTTGTATGACCCGGACCTGGAAGTGCTGACCCCGCGCGCCTCCTCCGTCGGCCTCGGTGGCGAACTGTTCCTGCAACTGCTCGCCACTCATCCCGATGTCGACGCGATCTTCTTCGGTAACGACGACCTGGCCCAGGGCGCACTGCTGGAAGCCATGCGCTGCGGGATCAAGATCCCCGAACAAGTGGCGATCCTCGGCTTCAACGACCTGCCGGCCTCGGCGCACATGGTCCCGCGTCTGAGCAGCATCAGCACCCCGCGAGAAGCCATCGGCCGGCGCGCAGCGGAGCAGATGTTGACGTTGATGGCCGGCAACACGGTGGCCAAACCAGTGCAGGACATGGGGTTTGAGTTGAAGGTGCGCGAGAGTACGTAG
- a CDS encoding LysR family transcriptional regulator: MNFNSDSIELFLAVIERGSFSAAARALGKVPSAVSMGIANLEAELGYPLFDRSHREPVPTAMASALVPHARLIAEQLKQLQVHAIELSLGLESKLSIGVVADIDKGSVMAAIKVIAERHPLLDIEMLSAPQDDVLAMLHSGRVSVCLAFAGLIMNVLERFQFVGTERMIATLAADNPLFQGKDLFLEDLVHVRQIIVAGRDLPISETRPLVAESYWRTDTLAMALEMVETGLGWGNFPLSVVQPMLDAGRLKRLSFRNIENGLVLPVHAVWLKSQPLQKGALAFVELMGR, from the coding sequence ATGAATTTCAACAGCGACAGCATCGAGTTGTTCCTCGCGGTGATCGAGCGCGGCTCGTTTTCCGCTGCCGCCCGGGCACTGGGTAAAGTGCCGTCGGCGGTGAGCATGGGCATCGCCAACCTGGAAGCCGAGCTCGGTTATCCACTGTTCGATCGCAGCCATCGCGAACCGGTGCCGACGGCGATGGCCAGCGCATTGGTGCCGCATGCGCGACTGATCGCCGAGCAGCTCAAACAGCTGCAAGTGCATGCGATCGAGTTGTCGCTGGGGCTGGAAAGCAAGTTGTCGATCGGGGTCGTGGCGGACATCGACAAGGGCAGCGTGATGGCGGCGATCAAGGTCATCGCCGAGCGTCATCCGCTACTGGACATCGAAATGCTCAGCGCACCGCAGGATGATGTGCTGGCGATGCTCCACAGCGGCCGGGTCAGCGTTTGCCTGGCGTTCGCCGGGCTGATCATGAACGTGCTGGAGCGGTTCCAGTTCGTTGGCACCGAACGGATGATCGCCACGCTGGCGGCGGACAATCCGCTGTTTCAGGGCAAGGATTTGTTCCTGGAAGACTTGGTCCACGTACGGCAAATCATCGTCGCCGGCCGCGACCTGCCGATCAGCGAAACCCGGCCACTGGTGGCCGAGTCTTACTGGCGCACCGACACCTTGGCCATGGCGCTGGAAATGGTCGAAACCGGATTGGGTTGGGGCAATTTTCCGCTGTCGGTGGTCCAGCCGATGCTTGATGCCGGAAGGCTCAAGCGTCTGAGTTTCCGCAACATTGAGAACGGGTTGGTGCTGCCGGTGCATGCGGTGTGGCTCAAGAGCCAGCCATTGCAGAAAGGGGCGTTGGCGTTTGTGGAATTGATGGGGCGTTGA
- a CDS encoding PACE efflux transporter has translation MQGVKRKLVYVSLYEVIGMTFSALGLALLSGTSPGSTGPLAVIITSIAVTWNFIYTTLFERWEGRQPSRARTVKRRIAHAVGFQLTLIVFLIPLIAWWMNISLVQAFLLDAALIIFIPCYTFAFNWLFDRTFGLPTSALPDPV, from the coding sequence ATGCAAGGCGTTAAACGAAAACTGGTCTACGTGTCGCTTTACGAGGTCATCGGCATGACCTTCTCGGCCCTGGGCCTGGCTTTGTTGTCCGGCACCTCGCCCGGCAGCACTGGCCCGTTGGCAGTGATCATTACCAGCATCGCGGTGACTTGGAATTTCATCTACACCACGCTGTTCGAGCGCTGGGAAGGCCGTCAGCCCTCGCGCGCCCGCACCGTTAAACGGCGCATCGCCCATGCCGTGGGTTTTCAACTAACCTTGATAGTGTTCCTCATCCCGTTGATCGCCTGGTGGATGAACATCAGCCTGGTGCAAGCCTTTCTGCTGGACGCGGCGCTGATCATTTTCATCCCGTGCTACACCTTCGCCTTCAACTGGTTGTTTGATCGCACGTTTGGTTTGCCAACTTCGGCGCTGCCGGATCCGGTTTGA
- a CDS encoding glutathione S-transferase family protein, with the protein MEHALKILGKASSINVRKVLWTCEELGVAYEREDWGGGYASTHTPEFLRLNPNALVPVIIDEAGVLWESNTICRYLAGKHHNTDLLPHESAARARVEQWMDWQATELNASWSFAFTALVRKDPEFQDPHHIAAGVHNWNQKMGILEHQLAATKAYVAGPHFTLADIVIGLSVNRWLMTPMERPDYPAIDEYFQRLAQRPGFLKHGCNGLP; encoded by the coding sequence ATGGAACATGCACTGAAGATTCTGGGTAAAGCCTCGTCCATCAACGTCAGAAAAGTCCTGTGGACCTGTGAGGAACTGGGTGTTGCCTACGAACGTGAAGACTGGGGCGGCGGTTATGCGTCGACCCACACGCCGGAGTTTCTCAGGCTCAATCCCAACGCACTGGTACCGGTGATCATCGATGAGGCCGGCGTGCTGTGGGAGTCCAACACCATCTGCCGCTATCTGGCCGGCAAACACCACAACACCGATCTGCTACCCCACGAATCGGCGGCCCGCGCTCGGGTGGAGCAGTGGATGGATTGGCAAGCGACTGAACTCAATGCCTCCTGGAGCTTTGCGTTCACGGCGTTGGTGCGCAAAGATCCGGAGTTCCAGGACCCGCATCACATTGCCGCCGGTGTACACAACTGGAATCAGAAAATGGGCATCCTCGAGCATCAGCTCGCGGCCACCAAAGCGTATGTCGCCGGGCCACACTTCACGCTGGCGGACATCGTCATCGGTCTGTCGGTCAACCGCTGGCTGATGACACCGATGGAGCGCCCCGACTACCCGGCCATCGACGAGTATTTCCAACGGTTGGCACAACGCCCGGGATTCCTGAAACACGGCTGCAACGGCCTGCCTTGA
- a CDS encoding methyl-accepting chemotaxis protein, with amino-acid sequence MVQQTVQIIQDISRDLNEAALSIDAVSKQSDIIGTIVQTIRGIADQTNLLALNAAIEAARAGEHGRGFAVVADEVRSLAARTSQATLEIVEVVRKNHDLSLSAVSSMQSSLSRTGLGVELANEAGEVILEIQQGSRHVVDAISQFNSTLQIS; translated from the coding sequence GTGGTTCAGCAAACGGTGCAGATCATCCAGGACATTTCCCGCGACCTCAACGAAGCGGCGCTGAGCATCGACGCGGTGAGCAAACAGTCCGACATCATCGGCACCATCGTTCAGACCATTCGCGGTATTGCCGATCAGACCAACCTGCTGGCGCTCAACGCCGCGATCGAAGCGGCCCGGGCCGGGGAACACGGGCGCGGGTTCGCGGTAGTCGCCGATGAAGTTCGCAGCCTTGCGGCACGAACGAGCCAGGCAACGCTGGAGATCGTTGAAGTGGTGCGCAAGAACCACGATTTGTCATTGAGTGCGGTGTCGAGCATGCAGTCTAGTTTGAGTCGAACCGGATTAGGCGTGGAACTGGCGAACGAGGCGGGGGAGGTGATTCTGGAGATACAGCAAGGATCGCGGCATGTGGTGGATGCGATCAGTCAGTTTAATTCGACGTTGCAGATAAGTTGA
- a CDS encoding LysR family transcriptional regulator, with the protein MMNLMHWRMVVAVADTGNITRAAERVGMTQSGASQALALIEETLGVQLFSRENRQALPTAIGLSVIEHARTMLGALETIRSTVDSTKDIQRGTIRLASFPMVLATFLPPLLRQFNRLYSGIQVVALEVSDDEVETLLGAGLVDVGVVLNPAPERNAGRLGRDAWMAVVPGGHPLARRSNEEGVSLAELAEQPFVLATGGCSTNARSLAEDAGLQLLDVRVEVREWSSAFTLVRENIGVTLVPEMTLPSQLQGLRVVPVTPRIDREFALVAAANKPPSAAVQALMSLLAEK; encoded by the coding sequence CTGATGAATCTGATGCACTGGCGAATGGTGGTGGCGGTGGCTGACACGGGCAACATTACCCGGGCTGCCGAGCGGGTCGGCATGACCCAGTCCGGTGCCAGCCAGGCCTTGGCATTGATTGAGGAAACCCTGGGCGTTCAACTGTTCAGTCGAGAGAATCGCCAGGCCTTGCCGACGGCAATCGGCCTGTCTGTGATCGAACACGCGAGAACCATGCTCGGTGCTCTGGAAACCATTCGCAGTACTGTCGATTCCACCAAAGACATTCAGCGCGGGACGATTCGCCTGGCCAGTTTCCCCATGGTGCTGGCGACTTTCCTGCCGCCGCTGCTGCGTCAGTTCAATCGGCTTTATTCCGGCATTCAGGTGGTCGCGCTGGAGGTCAGCGACGATGAAGTGGAAACACTGCTCGGTGCCGGGCTGGTGGATGTCGGCGTGGTGTTGAACCCGGCGCCCGAGCGCAATGCCGGTCGCCTGGGACGTGATGCCTGGATGGCGGTGGTGCCTGGCGGCCATCCTTTGGCTCGCCGTTCGAATGAAGAAGGCGTCTCTCTGGCTGAGTTGGCGGAACAACCTTTTGTACTGGCCACGGGCGGTTGTTCGACCAACGCTCGTAGCCTGGCGGAGGATGCCGGGCTGCAACTGCTTGATGTGCGGGTCGAGGTCCGTGAATGGAGCAGTGCGTTCACCCTGGTGCGGGAAAACATCGGCGTGACGCTGGTGCCGGAGATGACGCTGCCGAGCCAACTTCAGGGGCTGCGCGTGGTGCCGGTGACTCCGCGTATCGATCGAGAGTTTGCTTTGGTGGCCGCTGCGAACAAGCCACCCTCGGCGGCAGTGCAGGCGTTGATGAGTCTGCTTGCCGAGAAATGA
- the gstA gene encoding glutathione transferase GstA — translation MKLYYAPHACSLAPHIVLRELDLPFELIRVDNTSKRTANGEDFLAINPKGYVAALQLDNEHVLTEGPAILQYLADLRPEANLAPMGGTLERVRLQEWLNFISTEIHGGLGWLFSSQFPDEVKALIKEKLFKRFAVLCQTLERQDYLMADGFSIADAYLFTVLRWAHLFAIDLNEWPALARFQARVDHRPAVKAALAAELV, via the coding sequence ATGAAGTTGTATTACGCCCCACACGCCTGCTCGCTGGCGCCGCATATCGTGCTGCGCGAACTCGATCTGCCGTTCGAATTGATCCGCGTCGACAACACCAGCAAGCGAACCGCCAACGGCGAGGACTTCCTCGCCATCAATCCAAAGGGCTACGTCGCGGCACTGCAACTGGACAACGAACACGTGTTGACCGAAGGCCCGGCGATCCTGCAATACCTGGCAGACCTGCGACCCGAAGCGAACCTGGCACCGATGGGCGGGACGCTCGAGCGAGTGCGGTTGCAGGAATGGCTGAATTTCATTTCGACAGAGATTCATGGCGGGCTTGGCTGGCTGTTCAGTTCGCAGTTCCCGGATGAGGTGAAAGCGCTGATCAAGGAGAAACTGTTCAAGCGGTTTGCGGTGTTGTGTCAGACGCTGGAGCGCCAGGATTATTTGATGGCTGACGGGTTCAGCATTGCCGATGCGTATTTGTTTACGGTGTTGCGCTGGGCGCACCTGTTTGCCATCGATTTGAATGAGTGGCCGGCGTTGGCGCGGTTTCAGGCACGGGTTGATCATCGACCAGCCGTGAAGGCTGCGTTGGCCGCGGAGTTGGTGTAA
- a CDS encoding ABC transporter substrate-binding protein, producing the protein MRSIKTLLGSSLLALSFVATHVPAAEKTAPIHFGDITWESGSLITEILRLIVEKGYGYPTDTLPGSTVSLEAALAKNDIQVIGEEWAGRIPAWVKAASQGKVFGLGDTVKGATEGWWVPEYVIKGDPERGIKPLAPELKSVADLARYKDVFRDPEDPSRGRFLNSPTGWTSEIVNSQKLKAYDLTDSFVNFRTGSGAALDAEVASSIRRGKPVLFYYWSPTPLLGRFKLVKLDEPAFDADAWKTLADANNPNPKGTRSMPANLAIGVSAPFKAQYPDLVAFFEKVDLPIDLLNHTLGQMSEKRLQPRQVAEAFLRDQPQIWKGWVPGEVATKVSASL; encoded by the coding sequence ATGAGATCAATCAAAACCCTGCTCGGCAGTTCACTGCTGGCCCTGAGTTTTGTGGCTACCCACGTTCCCGCAGCGGAGAAAACCGCGCCGATCCACTTCGGCGACATCACCTGGGAAAGCGGCAGCCTCATCACAGAAATCCTGCGATTGATTGTCGAGAAAGGTTACGGCTACCCGACAGATACCTTGCCGGGCAGCACCGTCAGCCTCGAAGCGGCGTTGGCCAAGAACGATATTCAAGTGATCGGCGAAGAGTGGGCCGGGCGCATTCCGGCGTGGGTCAAAGCCGCCTCGCAAGGCAAAGTGTTTGGGCTGGGCGACACGGTCAAAGGCGCCACCGAAGGCTGGTGGGTGCCGGAATACGTGATCAAGGGCGATCCCGAACGCGGCATCAAACCCCTGGCCCCGGAGCTGAAATCCGTCGCTGATCTGGCGCGTTACAAAGATGTGTTCCGCGACCCGGAAGACCCGAGCCGAGGACGCTTCCTCAACAGCCCGACCGGCTGGACCTCGGAGATCGTCAACAGTCAGAAACTCAAGGCCTATGACCTGACCGACAGCTTCGTCAACTTCCGCACGGGGTCTGGCGCCGCGCTGGATGCCGAGGTGGCTTCGTCGATCCGTCGAGGCAAACCGGTGCTGTTCTACTACTGGTCGCCGACGCCGCTGTTGGGGCGATTCAAACTGGTGAAACTCGACGAGCCGGCGTTCGACGCCGACGCCTGGAAGACCTTGGCCGACGCCAACAACCCCAATCCAAAAGGCACGCGTTCGATGCCGGCGAACCTGGCGATCGGCGTGTCCGCGCCGTTCAAGGCGCAGTACCCGGACCTGGTGGCGTTCTTCGAAAAGGTCGATCTGCCGATCGATCTGCTGAACCACACGCTTGGTCAGATGAGCGAAAAGCGCCTGCAACCGCGTCAGGTGGCCGAAGCGTTTTTGCGTGATCAGCCGCAGATCTGGAAGGGTTGGGTGCCCGGTGAAGTGGCTACTAAAGTGAGTGCGAGTTTGTAA